CTATCTATCTGAAATTGAACTAAACTAAGGCAGGGCTGTTGGTTGCTTTCTGCTCCTGTTTCGCCAAGGAATAGCACATAATTTTTACTGCTTCGCTTTTCTTTGTTAATTTGTTCTATACGTTCAAAATAAGTAGGATAACTATTTACGAGGATTGGTCCACAATAGTCCCACCAGTCTATGCCTACCTCCTTGTATTTTTCTGTGAGCCTTTCGCCTTTCTGAAACAACTCTAATTCACTTTTTAGTTTCAGCCTTGCAATACCGTGCCCCTCAAATATCTCCAATAAATCGGCAGGTTTGAGCTTAAGCTGTTGGTCTAGTAGATATTTAATTTTACCCTTTTTATTTTCTTGTACCTTACCTTTAGTAAGGATTTTGCTTAGAATTTCGTGATATTTATTCATAATTATTTGCTGATTATTCTTACTTTTGCAATCCCTACATCCATAAACACAAAAAGCACACAGGCACAGAAGATTTATTTGTCCTCCGTAGCCTGTGTGCTCGTGTTTAAAAGATGTAGGGAATTTTTTAAAGCGGAGGACATTTTTTTAATCCTCCTATTTTTTTCACTTGCAGAGTTAAGGCTACTGCTTAACTGGACAAGGGCGAATTATACGGCTCGTTTCCCAACCTGTTTATTTATCTTTAAATCTTTTTTAAACGGCTTTTAAACCACCTAAAAAGACCTGCTCGTTCGCATATCCATATAACAGCTATTAGCAATAGCAACCAAAGTGCATACTTGAAATTATTAGCAAGTTTATTACCTTCTACTCGTATCTGTTCTTGTTCTCTTTTAAGTTGGTTGATTTGCGTTCGTTGCTCTTGTACAGTATTAACAACATTGCTGATATATCTAATAAAATCTTGCACGCGTTTATGTTCTATGCTATCTTTTACAGACTTTCCTTCCGTGTAAACTGCATTTCTAACTTCTAAACTCCTAAAAGGCTTTCCTTCTCGGTATTCCGTGAGGCGGGCAGGTTGGGTAGTGTCTTGGCTTTTGAGTGTGAAATTATAGTTAAACAGTTCCACTTTCTTAATAGCCTCCTGAACACTTTCGGAGTGGTTCTGCACCTGCTCCAAACTCTCGAGCTT
This Riemerella anatipestifer DNA region includes the following protein-coding sequences:
- a CDS encoding thymidylate synthase; translation: MNKYHEILSKILTKGKVQENKKGKIKYLLDQQLKLKPADLLEIFEGHGIARLKLKSELELFQKGERLTEKYKEVGIDWWDYCGPILVNSYPTYFERIEQINKEKRSSKNYVLFLGETGAESNQQPCLSLVQFQIDRGKLVVSAYQRSSDANLGLPADIYHLYLISRQIDLPLKSITLNIGKVHIYENNIKGTKRLLKGEKVKFELNV